One stretch of Corynebacterium callunae DSM 20147 DNA includes these proteins:
- a CDS encoding S1C family serine protease: protein MARKFLRDRVNRRQLKAGCVIIGTLSIFLAGCSSSSDETTTSNTVEASQSASISAVGFDNIVDATIRISGQGTFIEPGQTTASEAAWQGSGFIIDSSGIAITNNHVVVGAGRLDATFGEDGKEKASVKVLGASECLDLAVVQLDVDDLPHYEWYEGDITTGLDVFSAGYPVGAAEEFTLTRGIVSKADFEFDTLWASLDQVIEHDARIRGGNSGGPLVTSDAKVLGVNYAGDDSLDYSFAIHRDEVQKVFEGLKMVNGYLQSELTHRHGTAVIQNSSECG from the coding sequence ATGGCACGAAAATTTCTAAGAGACCGAGTTAATAGAAGGCAACTTAAGGCCGGTTGCGTAATCATCGGCACCCTCAGCATTTTCTTGGCTGGCTGCTCTTCCTCCTCGGATGAAACCACAACTAGTAACACCGTGGAAGCATCGCAAAGCGCATCTATTTCGGCAGTTGGCTTTGACAATATTGTGGACGCCACCATTCGAATAAGTGGTCAAGGCACGTTTATTGAACCTGGTCAAACAACGGCATCAGAAGCTGCATGGCAAGGCTCGGGATTTATCATCGATTCCTCTGGAATCGCAATCACCAATAACCACGTGGTGGTTGGAGCAGGCCGGCTGGATGCAACTTTTGGTGAAGATGGAAAAGAAAAAGCAAGCGTCAAAGTTCTAGGTGCCTCAGAATGTCTCGACTTGGCTGTAGTGCAGCTCGATGTCGATGATTTGCCACATTATGAATGGTATGAAGGCGATATCACCACTGGTCTTGATGTATTTTCTGCTGGCTATCCGGTCGGTGCTGCGGAGGAATTCACTCTAACTCGCGGCATCGTCTCAAAAGCTGATTTTGAATTTGATACCCTATGGGCTTCGCTGGACCAGGTTATTGAACATGATGCACGCATTCGTGGTGGAAACTCAGGCGGACCACTGGTCACCTCGGATGCCAAGGTTCTAGGTGTGAACTACGCGGGTGATGATTCCCTGGACTATAGCTTTGCAATTCACCGTGATGAAGTTCAAAAAGTTTTTGAAGGCCTAAAAATGGTGAACGGATATCTTCAATCGGAATTAACGCATCGGCATGGGACAGCGGTGATCCAGAATTCTTCGGAGTGTGGGTGA